The Metallosphaera hakonensis JCM 8857 = DSM 7519 genome includes the window AGATGCTAAGGGTATGAAATGTGATACTGGAAACACATTTCATCTACAAAATAGGAATTTAGACGAACTAATATTTTCCATCACAATGAAGCTCTTATCAAATGAGGAATATGCGAGAGAGCTAATGGAGAAAGAAAAGGATAATCCAGATTCTAAGCTTAAAGCATGTCTAGCCATGTACCTATTCAAAAAGTATAAAGCACAAGATAAGAAGTGGATACATTTGGGTTCGTTCTACCACTATGTTGCAATGAATTACGAAAATCTGTTGCTACAGAATGATAGTGGTCTCGATCAGATGATAAGTAGCTGTACACATGGGCCTATACATTGATTTTTAGACCGCTAGTCAGTCCAAAAAGTGTTTATCCTGAGCACCTTTAATCTTACGTTAAGAACCTGTCAGAAACAGTAGCTCTTACTGGATCAATGATAACATTGGTCAGCAGTTGTTATTTTTATGTGGCTAAACATCTTCATCAGCCTGAGGTTTTTCTTAAACTTATTTCAGTAAACCTGGGAGTTCCACCATGATTTTAACTCAGACAATACCAAAAACTCTCTTGGCAATACTGGGGATCATGTATTACCAGGGAAATTAGAACAACTGCTAACCATTCCCCAAACTTGGTTTCGAAGGCTTCACAATGATAGCTCTCATTACCTTCACTCCAATCTGAGAATTTTCCTCGCATTATGGGCCATAATCTTCTCGCTCCCAACCTGCTGATAAACCTCCCTTGCGTAAAGAGCAAGGTCCTGTCCCGGGAAGGCAGGGAAATCGCTCCCGTACATGACTTTGTCCTCAATTTCCAACAATCTTGGTAGGACCTTCATTATGTTCCTCGGAGGGATCGATGAGATCTCCAAGAAGACGTTGGAGTAATTCCTAGCTAAGTAAAAGGCCTCACTATACCATATGGGTCTACCAGCGTGGGCTAAGATCAGGGTTACGTCGAAGTCCTTAATCACATCGTCAACAAGGATCGGGTTCCCGTACTTGTTCCTGCTCTTCACCCCAACACTGGTCCCAGTGTGAATAAGGATAGGTAATTTCTTTTCTTCGGCGAACCTGTAAATGGTCTCCAAGTTTTCGTTTCCACCCTCTTCAGGCCTATACGCATTAGGGGAGAAACCGTGATGGACGGGATGGAGCTTAATCCCCACTATCCCCAGGGAGTACTGCCTGTTTAACTCCTCCTCCACGTTACAGGTGATGGGGTTAACTTCGCCCCATTGACTGAAAACTGGGTTCTCCTTCCTGACTTGATAGTCTAGATCGAAACCGTCGGAACAATCTTGGCTCCAACATGGATGTGAGGGAACTAACAAGACTCTAGTGATCTCTACATCCTCGTACTTTAAGGTGAACCTGGTGCCATCCACGTTTTTGAGGAAAGACTCACAGTGACTGGGGATTTGCCTTAGAAAAATGTGGTAGTGTACGTGAACATCCACTACGTCCATGGGATACAACATGGAATCTAATATAAAGATTTGAGGTATTGAGCTCAGACCCGTCTCTCACGGAGTCAGGGACAGTTAGGAATATCTCCTTAACTAACTCAATATTGGACCGTCTGATGCTTTTTTGTCGGTAGTGTTTCCAGTAAGTATTTGACCTAGACATCTCTTGTCCCTAGCTGAGAACTTGTCAGAAACACTAGGGGAAATAGCATTGCTCAGTTATTAGGATTTCTCCTTCCTTAGAGATGAGCTGGTCAGTTCAAGTGGATCGTTAAGGCGGGAAAAGGGAACATGAGTAACGTCAGGCACTCACCCTACGCGTTAATAGCTCCCAACTATCGCCTGAACTTCCTGGTCCCGTGTAAGACCCTGTAAAATACCTCAATGTAATGGAGGCGATTTCCAGTCATTAACACTTCCACGCATCATGGATTTCCTCATCTCAAAAGTTACGTTACTTAAAGATTTCTTAACCCCAATAAAATAAGGCATTTAAGAAAGTTGATTAAAGTCGGACTCATGACCTGGAAAAGAACCATAAGTTCAAAAGCCTTGGAGAAGGCGGTTCATGCCTCAGTTAAGGTAGACGATAAGGTAATATTCATAGCTAACGTCAATGGAATCCTCTACGGCATGGACGCGGTGTGCTCCCACGCTAGATGTATCATAGGGGAGTTGAACCCCAACGAACTAACTGTAAAGTGCCCATGTCATCACGCAGTTTTTGACCTCAAGAGCGGAGCAATGTTGGAACCCCCCTATGTCGCCAAGGACGCTCCTAAGGACAAACTGGGATTAAGGACTTATCAAGTGAGGGATAACAACGGTTGGATTGAGGTGGACGTGTAGGTCCCTGACCCTGTGAAGAGGATTAAAGATAGGTTTTTAACGGATCTCCGGTTCCTCACACTTCTGGTTTTAGGGGCGTTGCCAGATATTGTGCATTTCCTGGATGAAGTTTCTTACACATCTATACAGGGGTGTCTAAAGTTAATCATTTTAATCTTCACTAGCTCTCCACCCTGAAAGTCGAGACTTCGGCGTCCTCTCCGAACTTTACGTAATATCTCAGTGACTTCCCTCCGGATTTAGCCTCACAGTTCCTTCCCCTGTAATAATCGCCCTCGATCACCAGCTCATCAACCTTCTTCCATCCAGTGATCTCCTTCACCTTGTCGATCATGTTGACGAACTCCTTTGCACATATGTCGCAACAGAAGAAGAGCCTCTCTCCGTCAACCTCCTGATACCAATTACCCCAAGTTCCACCACAGAGGGCGCAACCCTGCTCCTTGGTTCCAGCCAACTTCCCGTTGACCACGATCCTCATGCTATCACCCCCTGGGCCTCCAGGAGCCAAGCCCTCTCCAACCTAGAGTGAAGGTACTTGGAGAAGGCGTCAAAGGACCTCAGCACCGTGATCTTAACCCTCTCCTGATCTTGGGCGTACTTCTCCACCAGGTCCAGCGCCATCTCCGCGTGATATTGATCTGCTTCGTATCCTTCCCTTAAGAAGTCCCTGACCGCGGTTGGAAACTCATCTGATTCCAGGATCCTCTCGTTGAAGTAGTGGATTTTAGCTCCATACCTTCTGATGTTCTTATCTGCAACCAACTCCAGCGAGTGCATGGCAGCCATGACCTCAGTCCAGTGTCTATTGGATATCTCCCTCCAGGTCTTAATTGCCTCCGTCGTCCCCTTCAAGGGTGGGGTTGAAAGGATTCTCTCCCTTCTCATTCCCAGGCTCTCCCCCATTCTCAAGAGAAGTTCGTAGTGGGCGGGGGAACTCTCAGTCCCAACGAACTCAGTGGTGATGTTCTCCAGTTCGTACCTTATTATCTCGATCTCGTTCGTATCATATATGATCTTAGAGAGGACCTTAACCCAATTGACCAGGAAGTGCTGATGCTCTATTACGTAGCCCAGGAGGAGTTCTTTGGTGGGTTTCTGCATAGCCATCATGAAGGGGTGAGGGGTCTCTCCGTAAAATTTTTCAATAAACTTGGTTATTATCCAGGCCTTAAGACTGCCTGAGAAGAAGGTCTCAAGTCTCTTGCCTAATTCCGAGGGAGTAAGCTCTTGAAGGGATATGTTCCTGTTCAACCACATAACATGGGAAGGGTTACTCTTCTCGGCCATGGAGACCATGTGAGATGCGACCTGGTCCCAGGTTTCAAATCTGGTTTCGCAGGATGGACATAGTGGCATGGGAAAATGTTGATTCTTAAGAATATAAGGAAATGTTCAAGAATAAAGTAGTTCTTCATAACAATGTGGATTGAACTGATAAATAAAAGGTGGATATGGTTCAAAATTAGAGGTCCTTTTACTTTATGGCTCGTGGAATAATTATCTTGTTAAAAATATATAACTTAAAAAATCTTTCTAGTCTAGATGTTTTGAACATGGCTCATTAGGATTATGAGTAACTAAGATTTCAGCAAAACGCGGATTGGGGTAATATAAGGGGTAAAATCTACTGGGTTTAGATTTCCGCCATGATATTCAAGGTAGATTTCAGTGAAAATGCTTGACGGTCTTTGCAGATTTATTCCACGGTTTTAATACATAAGATGTCTGGTAGTCGAAGGTTTTGACCCTAGACATCAATAGATGCGAGTTAGTATACATGGCTTAAAATGTCGAGAGAACACATATATATGAAATATTGATCTAAATATAATTTAATTAAGTAATCTTCTTTTGTAATCTAATTTTAGGGAAAAGTTGTAACTTTAAGTATGAACCAATAACCCCGTTTCCTCTAATGTAGAGGATCTGAGGCTTTGGTTAGATATTCTATTGGAAAAAGATTGCTGTTCATGTTTTAGTAATCCTAAGGTCCTCTAACTTCATGTGGTTTATTAGAATGCATGCCAGAATACGGCCTATAAAGCACTTCCCTAAATCTAAAGGAGCTCAGCTGTAGAAACACAAAATTATAACAAAATTATATCAAAAAGTTAAATAAAAATTATTTATAGATTTACTTAAGCTATTTAGGCTAACTTCTGTAGGACTGCGTTAATGGTCAGAGTTGGTGATAGAGTTCCCTCTGTTATGGATATGGAAACTGGTATAGTGCCTCCTACATTGGCTTGTGTAAGGCCAGCTATAGGCGTACCATTGTCGACGTAAATTATTATTTGACCAGAAAATCCAGCTGGTATCTGGTTGCTACCCGTACTCACGTTAAATTCACCGCCTGAATTTACCTTTCCATTTGTTGCTTGACTTGCTGTGTAATTCCCTATGGTTATAGCATTTATAGAAGCAGGGTTAGATGAAGGATTCTTAACTGTCATAGTTACCTGTACCATGCTATTACCTAAATAGTTTAGATATGTAGTACCTACAACTTGTAGATTTCCGGATGAGCCGAAACTTCCGAATAGTCCGAACGCGAAAACAGCAACCGCCAGAGCTAGGGCTACGCTCACAATCACCAAGATTAGAGCTGTTACTGCACCAGATATAGCCCTTTTAGATTTAAGATACCTCCTACCTAATTTCATATTAGATCTAAATCTTAGAAGGATTTAAATCTATATAAAGTTATCCATACGACTTGCTTTGTGGATTGCTTCAATTTTTATCAAGGTCCACGTGAAACCTTCTTTTAAATTAACGAATGATTTAGAATTTAAGAAAAATCTATAAGCTTAACACCTGAGAAAATTTAAGCAATACGCAGAGCACATACGACTGTGTGTGAGACAAACTTGTTTAGCCAGTCTAAACTATGTATAATGTTTCGTGATTTTTAATCTAATTCTTTAGAGCAATCTAGGTCGTGAATAACGACTATGGTGAGCAACGTTAGGTGAATCCTCCCCACCTCGCTTTCTTCACGATTCTCCTTGCACAGCTTACTCTCCTTGAAAAACTTGATCAGGTCCCATACGACCTCCTTGAAGTCGTTGAAGTCCTTCTGAGTTAACTTCTTATTCATTGGTTCATAATACAAAACAAGAGGTATCTAAGTTTTTTGTCCCATACTCATAGGAAAGCAAAAATTTATATAGACAAATGTTTTAAGATATCTAGGATAGAAAATGAAACTAGGTAAAAGGTACCTAAAGTCAAAGAGAGCGATCTCAGGTGCAGTAACGGCCTTAATTCTGGTTATAGTGAGCGTTGCCTTGGCGCTGGCGGTAGCTGTATTTGCTTTCGGGCTCTTCGGTAGTTTCGGCTCGTCGGGGAACCTACAAGTGGTGGGGACGACGCATGTTTATGCTTACAATTTATCTACTAGTACTAGTAAAGAAAAATATGTGATAAATATAACATTAACTGTGAAGAATCCATCATCTAATCCTGCTACCATAAATAGCGTAAGTGTAGGTAATCTCACGTTCACAAACTTCAACGTTAGCGGGATAACGAAAACACCTGAAATTCCTGCGGGGGCATCAGGTCAAATCACAATTAATATAGATTATAATAATTATGTGCCCATTGCTGGTCTAAATCCAGGGAATGTGGGAGGTACAGTTCCAATATCTCTATCGATAACTGAAGGAACGTTATCTCCCACAATTACCGTTACTGCAGTATATGAAGGAAATTATAGTGCATAAATAGACGAGATCTAATTTATCTAATATATTATTTGAAGATTTTTATTCGATTCTTTTAAGCTAATTTATTTTTGGTTATATATTATTATACTGTGTGAAGGGAGATTAAGATCTTTTGAGGACCATATGGCATGAACAAGACGGATAAAATGAAATGGAATATAGGCTGTTGCTCTCTGCCTAATCGATTCAATAGCATTCAATAAAATTCGTCATAGTTCTTTAAGTCAACTGAGTCTGCATAGTATTAGTGAAAGGTCTTAAGTGATTTGCCAGAGCATGATTTATGTCCAGATATGAAGTCTAGTTTTACTAGATTTTATTTTAATAATATTCAATATTAAATAATAAACCAATCTAGATAAAATAATTACAGAAAATTTTTCTCTAGTGATTATCGATATTCTTAACCTCAATCTCGTAGTCCTGGGCTTTTTCACTTTTATCAAAAGCTAGGGTCAGGGTTCCGTTAACGAGTTTAGCTGACCTAGGTTTCACGGTTCCAGGCAAATTCAGTTCCACGATCCTCTTTCCAGCCCTCACCGTGAGGTGACCGTCACCTCGGAGGAAGACCTTAACATCCTCTTTCCTCACGTCACTTAGGGCCATGACGACCATTATCGTGTTCCCGTTCGTGATAATCTCAGGTTCCTCATCGTCGTTAGGATTAAATCTCTTGTCCAGACTCTCCAAAGTGTGCCTGTAGTTGTCAAGCTCAAGGATGAGTTCGTAAACCTTGTTCCCGATCTCACTATATTCCCCCTTCACGGCTCTCAGGTTCTCATTAATGCTCCCGAGTTCCACGATCACGTTATCAAGCTTGCCTTCAATCTCCTTCCCCTCACTCAAGGTCCTGAACCTCTGGTTATCCTTTTCCTCCATGGCCTCAAGAACACCTGCGTATCTTTCAATGACATACCTGACCTGTTCCATAACCATCAAGTTCCTAGATTGGATCCCCGTTAACTTCTCCGAGATCGCCCCGTTCCTCTCCATGAGAGAATTGAGAATCTCCCTGATCTGAGAGCTCTTCTTTCCTATGTAGTCCATTTGAAGCTTGAACTCCTGAAACTGGCGTACGTCCTCCTCCCTTATCTGAACCTTGAACTTTAGGCCAAAGCCCTCAATCAAGGAATTCACTTTACTTAAGTAATGATCGTTCTGCCTTAGGAGTTCGTTCGCTTTCTCAAGTCTCTCGTTGAGCTCATTGAGGACCCCTGTAATATCCCTCATCACTACCTCGTTATCTGCCAGAAGGTTCAAGAGCTTCTTGTACTTCTGAAGAACACTTGTAAACAGGTTAGGATCGCCCTCAGGTTCTTTCTTCTTTCTCCAGAACACATGAAAATTAGAATCAGAAGAGTAATAAGGATTTAGTAGGGGAACTTGCGGTGAATGAAGCTGGGATTCAGCCTTCCTGGTCGATTATATTTCATGAGTGACATGTCCAGAAAAAGTAAACTCCCGAACATGGTCCTTACTTAGTCAATTTGGTTGTGTTCAATTAAATTCGCCATGATCTTTTAAATAAAACAAGTTCACAACGGACTTGGGGATGACCCTATTGCCAAAGCGATCTAGAACGAGCATGATCAACTTGTCACTTGCGGATTATCCAGAGATTGTCCCCTAACTCACTCCTTATTTACACTAACTA containing:
- a CDS encoding amidohydrolase family protein; the encoded protein is MDVVDVHVHYHIFLRQIPSHCESFLKNVDGTRFTLKYEDVEITRVLLVPSHPCWSQDCSDGFDLDYQVRKENPVFSQWGEVNPITCNVEEELNRQYSLGIVGIKLHPVHHGFSPNAYRPEEGGNENLETIYRFAEEKKLPILIHTGTSVGVKSRNKYGNPILVDDVIKDFDVTLILAHAGRPIWYSEAFYLARNYSNVFLEISSIPPRNIMKVLPRLLEIEDKVMYGSDFPAFPGQDLALYAREVYQQVGSEKIMAHNARKILRLE
- the sdx gene encoding sulredoxin; the encoded protein is MTWKRTISSKALEKAVHASVKVDDKVIFIANVNGILYGMDAVCSHARCIIGELNPNELTVKCPCHHAVFDLKSGAMLEPPYVAKDAPKDKLGLRTYQVRDNNGWIEVDV
- a CDS encoding TA0938 family protein; its protein translation is MRIVVNGKLAGTKEQGCALCGGTWGNWYQEVDGERLFFCCDICAKEFVNMIDKVKEITGWKKVDELVIEGDYYRGRNCEAKSGGKSLRYYVKFGEDAEVSTFRVES
- a CDS encoding C2H2 type zinc finger domain-containing protein; this encodes MPLCPSCETRFETWDQVASHMVSMAEKSNPSHVMWLNRNISLQELTPSELGKRLETFFSGSLKAWIITKFIEKFYGETPHPFMMAMQKPTKELLLGYVIEHQHFLVNWVKVLSKIIYDTNEIEIIRYELENITTEFVGTESSPAHYELLLRMGESLGMRRERILSTPPLKGTTEAIKTWREISNRHWTEVMAAMHSLELVADKNIRRYGAKIHYFNERILESDEFPTAVRDFLREGYEADQYHAEMALDLVEKYAQDQERVKITVLRSFDAFSKYLHSRLERAWLLEAQGVIA
- a CDS encoding Hsp20/alpha crystallin family protein gives rise to the protein MFWRKKKEPEGDPNLFTSVLQKYKKLLNLLADNEVVMRDITGVLNELNERLEKANELLRQNDHYLSKVNSLIEGFGLKFKVQIREEDVRQFQEFKLQMDYIGKKSSQIREILNSLMERNGAISEKLTGIQSRNLMVMEQVRYVIERYAGVLEAMEEKDNQRFRTLSEGKEIEGKLDNVIVELGSINENLRAVKGEYSEIGNKVYELILELDNYRHTLESLDKRFNPNDDEEPEIITNGNTIMVVMALSDVRKEDVKVFLRGDGHLTVRAGKRIVELNLPGTVKPRSAKLVNGTLTLAFDKSEKAQDYEIEVKNIDNH